In Mus musculus strain C57BL/6J chromosome 1, GRCm38.p6 C57BL/6J, a single genomic region encodes these proteins:
- the Itpkb gene encoding inositol-trisphosphate 3-kinase B isoform X2 gives MAVYCYALNSLVIMNSTNELKSGGPRPSGSETPQPSGRAALSPGSVFSPGRGASFLFPPAESLSLEEPGSPGGWRSGRRRLNSSSGSGGGSSSSNSSSSSGVGSPSWAGRLRGDAQQVVAARILSPPGPEEAQRKLRILQRELQNVQVNQKVGMFEAQIQAQSSAIQAPRSPRLGRARSPSPCPFRSSSQPPERVLAPCSPSEERRTKSWGEQCTETPDTNSGRRSRLSTHPSKDKEGVAPLLGPASPTRLGTQSPSTSVRMERGTPASPRCGSPTPMETDKRVAPSLERFGTSLTLATKVAASAASAGPHPGHDSALMETGCELGGMRPWEAQMERRGQFLGKETGSTPEPVRTHMREPPGRVGRGIHSVGGQGSWTPEVIKRPEERAVTAQSSEPSEDPRWSRLPVDLDSVGPEKGGNRIPGMRGPQQTLDSEREGSPALGLLGGSQAAQPGARGVEEDVHYGRMLEPLPPGEVTTKLKEPQCLPGDRMGMQPESSIVWPSALEEAPLIWTRDTGVQSKGTWGSQLPDGDAHPSCQEMPPDQKDKASLKEACSPSNIPAIPAVIITDMGAQEDGGLEEIQGSPRGPLPLRKLSSSSASSTGFSSSYDDSEEDISSDPERTLDPNSAFLHTLDQQKPRVVQV, from the coding sequence ATGGCTGTGTACTGCTATGCCCTCAATAGCCTGGTGATCATGAACAGCACCAACGAGCTCAAGAGTGGCGGCCCCCGGCCCAGCGGCAGCGAGACGCCCCAGCCCTCCGGGAGGGCCGCGCTGAGTCCCGGCAGCGTCTTCAGCCCTGGGAGAGgcgcttcctttctcttccccccaGCAGAGTCGCTGTCCCTGGAGGAGCCCGGGAGTCCTGGGGGCTGGCGCAGCGGCCGGCGCAGGCTGAATAGTAGCAGCGGTAGCggaggtggcagcagcagcagcaacagcagcagcagcagtggcgtGGGCAGTCCCAGTTGGGCTGGCCGCCTGCGAGGGGACGCGCAGCAGGTGGTGGCGGCCCGCATCCTCTCCCCACCTGGGCCAGAGGAGGCCCAGAGGAAGCTGCGGATTCTGCAGCGCGAGTTGCAAAATGTGCAGGTGAACCAGAAAGTGGGCATGTTCGAGGCGCAAATCCAGGCACAGAGCTCTGCCATTCAAGCGCCCCGAAGCCCGCGTTTGGGTAGGGCTCGTTCGCCCTCCCCGTGTCCCTTCCGAAGTAGCAGCCAGCCCCCCGAAAGGGTCTTGGCTCCGTGTTCTCCAAGTGAGGAACGCAGAACAAAGTCCTGGGGAGAACAATGTACAGAAACCCCAGATACCAACTCTGGAAGGAGAAGCAGACTCAGCACACACCCCTCGAAGGACAAGGAGGGAGTGGCCCCTCTTTTAGGCCCAGCCAGCCCGACCAGGTTAGGGACTCAGAGTCCATCTACTTCCGTGAGAATGGAAAGAGGTACCCCGGCCAGTCCCCGCTGTGGCTCACCCACACCCATGGAAACTGACAAGAGGGTTGCTCCCTCACTGGAGCGCTTTGGAACTAGCTTAACGTTGGCTACTAAAGTGGCAGCTTCAGCCGCATCCGCTGGACCACACCCTGGACATGATTCTGCCCTCATGGAGACAGGCTGTGAGCTCGGGGGCATGCGCCCCTGGGAGGCCCAGATGGAGAGACGGGGGCAGTTTCTGGGCAAGGAGACCGGCTCAACCCCAGAGCCTGTCCGGACCCACATGAGAGAACCCCCTGGAAGGGTGGGAAGAGGAATTCATTCTGTTGGTGGGCAGGGCTCCTGGACACCTGAAGTCATCAAAAGACCAGAAGAGAGGGCTGTGACTGCCCAAAGCTCAGAGCCCTCAGAGGACCCCAGATGGTCTAGACTGCCTGTAGACCTGGATTCCGTAGGACCTGAGAAGGGAGGAAATAGGATCCCAGGGATGCGAGGGCCCCAGCAGACCCTGGACAGTGAGAGAGAAGGCTCTCCAGCACTGGGCTTGCTTGGGGGCAGCCAGGCAGCACAGCCAGGGGCTAGGGGTGTGGAGGAAGACGTTCATTATGGCCGAATGCTGGAACCTTTACCACCTGgggaagtaacaacaaaattgaAAGAACCCCAGTGCCTCCCTGGGGACAGGATGGGAATGCAGCCTGAGAGTTCCATAGTTTGGCCCAGTGCCTTGGAGGAAGCTCCCCTGATCTGGACACGTGACACGGGGGTACAGTCGAAGGGGACTTGGGGAAGCCAGCTGCCAGACGGAGATGCTCACCCTAGCTGCCAAGAGATGCCCCCAGACCAGAAGGACAAGGCCTCCTTAAAAGAGGCCTGCAGCCCCAGCAACATCCCAGCCATCCCTGCAGTCATCATTACAGATATGGGTGCTCAGGAGGATGGAGGGCTAGAGGAGATCCAAGGAAGCCCTCGGGGTCCCCTGCCTCTGAGGAAGctgtcctcctcctcagcctcctccacTGGCTTCTCCTCTTCTTACGATGACTCGGAGGAGGACATCTCCAGTGACCCTGAGCGCACGCTGGACCCCAACTCAGCCTTTTTGCATACCCTGGACCAGCAGAAGCCCAGAGTG